The genomic segment GCGCCGGCGAAATCCCCCTGATTCTCCGCGATCACACCCAGGCCGATCATCGCGCTCCCAATGCCGGCGACGTCCAGCGCAGGCGAGGCCAGCGCCTTGGTGTACGCGTCGCGCGCCGTTTGAAGCATCGTGGGATCGGGTTTGGCCGATCCACCGGCCGCAGGGGGCGTCGGCAGCATGTAATGCGACAGCGCCGTCTCGGCGACTTTCAGCCAGGCCGCCGCGGTCAACGAGGCATCGTGACCGGCCGTGGCAATCTCTTCCAGCTTGCGGATCTGCATCAGCGGGTCGGAATCCGTCTGCGATTGTGCCAACGAGGCCCACGCATCCATGACGCGCGCCTTGCTGCTGTGGATGTACCAGTACGTCCCGCCGCCCAGCACCGCGACGCCAAGAACCGTCGCGATGATTGCGGGGAAGTTCCGGCGCACCTGCTCGGTGATCTGGTCGAGTTGCACGGACAATTCGTTCGTGCGCAATTCCTGTCTGCGTTCGGCTTTCATGGGGTCAGGGTTCCGATCCGCCTCCTGGCGGTGAGTAGGTCTCCGATCGGATCGACGCCCACACCTGGGTGCTCTGTCCGAACGTCGAATATTTCGGCTCGATCCGAATCTCGCACTTCTCCTCGCCCTTGCGATAGCGAAGCACGTAGATATTCCGCAATAACTTCTCGTCCGTCGCTTCCCATCCGTACGTCGGCATGTTCTGGGCGTAGTAATTTCGCACCAACAACGTCGCGCTGCTGCCCTCGTACAGGTGCTTGACGTTCCGCCGGCCCGCCACCATGTTGTGCGTCGATTCACGCTCGTTCAGTTTGAAATCGCGCGGAACCGGCACATCCACCACGTACGGCTGCGCCCGCGACTCCAGGATGGTCGGCTTGGACGCATCCTTGGACGAGCAGCCCGGCTGCATCAGCAGGATCGATCCTCCCAACAGCACGATGGCAATGCGTGAGTGTTTCATGAATCTTCGGATCGCCGGTCTTCGGATCGCCGCGCCGGCCGATCCGCCGCACCGTCCGCAGATTCGCTTCACGGACCGGCGAAACATACAAGCCTAAGCGCGCTGCGGCGCGCTGTCAAACCGACGCGCCGAACCGCTTTGGTGCCCGATCCGACGCTACAAGCCCAGTTCTTTCGGCCAGTCACGCAATTCGCCGATCAGGCTGTGCGTCTGTTGCCGTTTTTGCAAGCGGGTTTTCAGTTCTTCGATGGCGTCCGCGTCGCCCGCCACGTCCGCCAGGCCGCGCAGCGCACGCAGCAGGAGAAACTCATACTCGGGCAATGACTGCTTGTTCATCAGATCACGCGATTTTTGGACCGCCTCGGCCAGCGCCGCGCGACCGCCGGACTTGTCTCCCAACGCGCCGAGCACTCGGCCCCATTCGGTAAGGTAGTGGATGTAGGGAATGGACTCCTGGTCCTTGTTCGCTTTGAAAAGCTTCCCCGCGTCCTCAAGGTAAAACTGCGCCCGATCGTTCTGGCCGTTTGCAGCCTGGGTCCTGCCCATGAGCAGCAGCGCCAGGGCATTGAGCGGCGAACCCTGGTAGCCTTCCCGGTCGGTCATGCGCAACGCTTCGTCACAAACCGCCTCCGCCTCGCGATGGTCCTTCATCTGAATCAGCGGGTTGACCTGCGCGAACAGAAGCATGATGACCGCGTTGTCCTTGTCGTCACGCTGGCTTTGCCGCGCCAGCTTCGTCGCCTCACGGAACATCTCGACGGATTCCTTGTTCCTCCCGACCATTTCATACAACGTGCCCAAATCGGCCGGAGGAAGGACATCGCGATCGGTCGCCGGCTTTCCGGTACTCTTGGCAACCGCCTTCGCCGCATCGGTCAGCAGGGCGACGGCTTCGTCCGCGAGATGATTCTGCATGTAGGCCCGGATCGACGTCACGGTGTTGGACAGCGCGATTCGCCGAGCGGAGTCGTCGTCGGCCCGCGCTATTTCCGCCAAAACCGTGTCGAACATCTTCTTCGCATCGTCGCGCCGGCCGACCCGCAGGTACGCCGCGCCGAGCCGCGCGCCCAGGCGGAACTTATCCAGCAGCGTCCGGTCTCCGCCTTTCCCCAGGTACTTTTCGTACAGCCTGATCGCCTCGTTGTACTCGCCCAGCTCCTCATGGGTTCGAGCCAGATTGCTGATCTCGGTAAATGTATAAGTGTGTTCCAGCCCCAGGTGCTTTTCGAATACCGCCAGCGCCTTCAGTCGAAGCGGCGTGACCGGCGCCGTCATCCCGATCCGATGATACAACCACGCCAGATTGCTGTAGGACTCGGCGGTGTCAGGAGATTCCGCGCCGGCCAGCGTCTCGCGAATCATCATGGCTCGAATCTTCCGGCCGATCGCCCCTTCCGGGTCGTTGTTGAACGCCAGCGCCGTCCCCAGATGATCCATCGCCCGGGCCGCGTCCAGCGTTTCGCCGTCTGTGATTTCGTGAATGCTCAACGCCCGGCGCAGGTCATTCATCGCGTCCTGCATCCGACCTTCGGTGATCCGCAACCAGCCGCGCCGCGTGAGGGCATCGGCCGTCTTCGGATGGTTCTTGCCGAAGGAACGCTCCAGGACGTCCATCAATCGGACAAACGTCTTTTCAGCCTGCTCCGCCCGCCCGCCCTCGGTCTGCGCCATCGCCTGGATGCGCAGCGCGTCCGAGTCGATCAATTCGTCATACTGCGAGCCGACGACCTTTTCGCGCAACTCCACCGCCAGCTTCGCTTTCTGCTCGGCTTTCCCGAAATCGCTCGCCTTGTACGCCGCCCAGGCCTCGCGCCGCGCCGCGTCGCCCTGGGCCAGCGTCGCGAGTTGTTCGGCCGTCACTTCCGCGTACCGTCCGTACAACCGCCGTGCGCCCGTCGCCGAGATGCTTAAAAAATGCGTCGGCCCCAGAAGCTTCCGTGCCGTCGTCATGGCCTCATCCGCCATTTTCTTGGCCGTTTCAACGTCGCCCTTCTCACACGCCGACGATGCATCCTCCAGCAGGGACTCGATCTTCCGAACCTGCTTCATTTGATCCGCCGACAGATCCTTGCCGGTTTCCGGACTGCGGTAGATGCCGCCGATCGGCGGGTGCTCTCGTGCCGCGGCCAGGAACTCCTCGTGCGTGCGAAGGAACTTCGTCTCCACCGGCTCATCCGCCGGGGAACTCGTCGCGGTCGGCTCCTGGCCGATCACCGGTCGCGCCAAACCCGACGCACCCGCCGCCAGCGCCGCCAGAAACAAACTCATTTGTCCATATTTCGCCATCGATCCGTTTTCTCCCTACAGCGATTCCAGCCAGCCACGCTCCGCCGCGTTCAGCGCGTTCGCATCGCGCAACCGCTCCAGCAGCTTCCGCAGCTCCGTCCGAACCGCCTCGCGCCGGCTCGGCGTCAGATCCCCCAGCTCCAGCTGGTGCCACAACGCTTTCGCCAGGAACGCATCGCCGTACAGCGTCTTGTTCACCTTGTCCATCTCCCGCGCCGTCTCCACCGCCGCCGACAGCGTCGCCTCGGTCCGCGGCTTGTCCCCGATCGCGTGATAGCACTTTGCCAGTTCCAGTTGGCACTCGATCTTTCCCAGCAAATCACGCTGGGACTCCACGAAGATCGACTCCGCGTCTTCCAGGGTAAACTTCGCCAGGTCCAGCCGCTTCTGCCGGTTGTACACCCGGCCTGCCGCCAGCAGCGCATACGCCGAACCGGCCGAGCGAAACGCCAGGCGCGACTCACTGATCTTCACCACCGCATCCGCCACCCGCTCCGCTTCCGAAAGCTGGCCCGCTTCGCACAGTGCTTCGGAATACGTGATCAACGCCGTCGCGGTCGCCGGTTCGCCCTTGCCGTGTACCTTTTCCGACAGTTCCACCGCACGGCGCATCACCTCGACCGCTTTGGCGGCCTGCCCCATGTCGATCAGCGTCTGGCCGTAGGTTTCCATTCGTCGGACCTGCGCCGAGGACAGCGCGCTCGTATCCTTCGCGTCGCGCTCGTACTGCAACGCGAACACCGGCAACGCCTCTTCCATCAGGCGATGGCGCATCAGCTCGTTCGCGACGTTGTACAGCTCGTTCACCACCGCCGGCGCCGCCGTCGTCTTCAGCAGGTGCTTCGCCCGCTCCACCGCCTTCGCCGTGTACTTCCGCGCTGCGTCGAAATCGCCCTTGTTGAACAACACCGCCGCCAGCGCCGTGCACCGCGCCATCGCGTTGATGTCCACCACCTCGGGCTGCTGATCGTCCCGCGCGATCTGCTCCTGGTACAGCGCCACCGCCCGGTCAAAGTTGCCCGCCGTCTCGTGCGCCCGCGCGAGATTGCCCAACTCCAGCTTCGTGTACGTGTGATCAGGCCCGACCGTCTCCAGCAGCGTCGCATACGCCTCCTCGCGCAGCCGCAGCGCGTCGTCCAGCATGTTCATCCGCGTGTACAACCACGCCAGGTTGCTTAGAGACACCGCTGTGTCACGTGCCTTGGGACCCAGCACCGTCTCCCGGATGATCAGGCTGTGCAGCTTCTTGTTCAGCGCGTCCTTCGCGTCGCCGTTCAGCGCGAACGCCGTCCCCAGATTGTCCAGCACCTCGCCGGCCTCGGCCGTGTCTCCGCTGGTCGATCGCAGGATGTACGCCGCGTCACGCAGCGTCTTGATGGCCTCTTCGGACTTGCCCTCGTGGATGTACATCCAGCCCAGCCGGTCCAGCGCGATCGCCGTCTTCGGGTGATTTCGCCCGTAGGTCTGTTCGAAGATCGCCACGGCCCGTTCGATGTTGCTTTTCGACTTGGCGAACAACTGCAATTCCAATTGCGCCGCGCCGAGCTGCCGCAGCGACTCGCCCACCTCGGCGTGTTTCGGGCCGAGCAATTCCTCCCGTGAACGCAGCGCGCGCTCCATCAGCTTCTCCGCGTCGGCGAACAATCCCTTATCCGATGCCGTCTGCGCCGCCTCCGCCAGTTTGTCCGCCTCCATCATTTTCTTCTGGCCGTCCGGCGGCAAGCGCGCAAAGTCATCCATCGACCGCTGAAACACCCGGCTGGCCGTTGTCAAGTAGTGATCCGCGCCCAAAACCTTCTGATACGTGTCGAACGCCTTGGACGCCGTCGCCGCCGCCGTCTTGTAATCCCCGCTCTTGCGCTGCGCCCGTGCCTCGGTCATCAGCTCCTCGCCCCGCGCCACCGCCTTGCGACCGTCCAGCTTCAAAGGGGCGCCATCCGGCGCGCGAAGAACGGTCGAAACGGTGAACTCCTTCCGCGCGGCCGCGAGGTACTTCTCATGCGTCATGACGCCGGCAGGTGCGGAAGTCGCCATCGTTGCTGCGGCGGGCGTGTCACTCGATTCGCCGGTTTGAGCGCGGGCCGGTGGCAGAACAGTCAGAACGACGATCGCCAAGGCCCGGGCGAAGGTCGCCGATGCGGACCGCGCCCGGACCACCGCCGACAGTGAACGCGATGAACAGGCGGACGGACCGTGCGATCTAACAGAAAGCAAGAATGCGTTCATGGAAGAATTACCCGTTTGGAGCCACTCTGACGAATCGGCCCGTTGTCGCCGGCGCGTCGGGCGGGCCAAAAAAAATGCCGCAAGCACGGTATCGTACTTGCGGCATGATAGGTTCACAATCTCGGCGATTCGAGCGACCGTTTCGGGCGGCTCGACATCGTTCGACCCGGTCGGGTCTTAGCGGCGGCGGCGAATGAGGCCGATCGCGCCCAAGCCCATCAGGGCGAGCGTCGTCGGCTCGGGAACGCCGCTGATAACGACGTTGTCGACGCGGTTGGTGCCGGTGTTGCCAACTGTACCGCCGGTAGCGGACACCGTCGTAGTGTTCACATGGCGGATGCAGATCTCGCTTTGATTGTCGAGGGCGGTGACGCTGCTTAGGTCCACGGAGAAGGTGTCCAAACCCGTGCCTGATCCGCTTGACCATGACGGTGAGCTGTTCGCACGCACAACATAAGGGCTGCCGAATGTCGAATATGTGCCACCGTTGACATTGTACCGAAGCTCAAAGTCGCGCGGTCCGGTATTGCTGCTCACCTGATCCCATTGGACAGTGATGCCGCTGTATCCAACCGTTGAAGTGCAGAACTGCCAGTAGTCGCCAGGTGCCCATTCGTTCGCGCTGTATGAATCAGAGGATCCGTTGCCGGTGGGCGTCGTCCAATCCGTGGCGGCAGAGGCATGCGCGCCGCTGGCTCCCGATGTGGCAGCGAAGATTCCGCTATCGGCGGCGTGCGGGCCGTTGGTGGCCGAGTTCGCGACATCAGCCGGCGTCACAACCTGAAAGCCCCACTCCGCCAGCGGCGGGAACGCGTT from the Planctomycetia bacterium genome contains:
- a CDS encoding tetratricopeptide repeat protein, which gives rise to MSLFLAALAAGASGLARPVIGQEPTATSSPADEPVETKFLRTHEEFLAAAREHPPIGGIYRSPETGKDLSADQMKQVRKIESLLEDASSACEKGDVETAKKMADEAMTTARKLLGPTHFLSISATGARRLYGRYAEVTAEQLATLAQGDAARREAWAAYKASDFGKAEQKAKLAVELREKVVGSQYDELIDSDALRIQAMAQTEGGRAEQAEKTFVRLMDVLERSFGKNHPKTADALTRRGWLRITEGRMQDAMNDLRRALSIHEITDGETLDAARAMDHLGTALAFNNDPEGAIGRKIRAMMIRETLAGAESPDTAESYSNLAWLYHRIGMTAPVTPLRLKALAVFEKHLGLEHTYTFTEISNLARTHEELGEYNEAIRLYEKYLGKGGDRTLLDKFRLGARLGAAYLRVGRRDDAKKMFDTVLAEIARADDDSARRIALSNTVTSIRAYMQNHLADEAVALLTDAAKAVAKSTGKPATDRDVLPPADLGTLYEMVGRNKESVEMFREATKLARQSQRDDKDNAVIMLLFAQVNPLIQMKDHREAEAVCDEALRMTDREGYQGSPLNALALLLMGRTQAANGQNDRAQFYLEDAGKLFKANKDQESIPYIHYLTEWGRVLGALGDKSGGRAALAEAVQKSRDLMNKQSLPEYEFLLLRALRGLADVAGDADAIEELKTRLQKRQQTHSLIGELRDWPKELGL
- a CDS encoding tetratricopeptide repeat protein yields the protein MLSVRSHGPSACSSRSLSAVVRARSASATFARALAIVVLTVLPPARAQTGESSDTPAAATMATSAPAGVMTHEKYLAAARKEFTVSTVLRAPDGAPLKLDGRKAVARGEELMTEARAQRKSGDYKTAAATASKAFDTYQKVLGADHYLTTASRVFQRSMDDFARLPPDGQKKMMEADKLAEAAQTASDKGLFADAEKLMERALRSREELLGPKHAEVGESLRQLGAAQLELQLFAKSKSNIERAVAIFEQTYGRNHPKTAIALDRLGWMYIHEGKSEEAIKTLRDAAYILRSTSGDTAEAGEVLDNLGTAFALNGDAKDALNKKLHSLIIRETVLGPKARDTAVSLSNLAWLYTRMNMLDDALRLREEAYATLLETVGPDHTYTKLELGNLARAHETAGNFDRAVALYQEQIARDDQQPEVVDINAMARCTALAAVLFNKGDFDAARKYTAKAVERAKHLLKTTAAPAVVNELYNVANELMRHRLMEEALPVFALQYERDAKDTSALSSAQVRRMETYGQTLIDMGQAAKAVEVMRRAVELSEKVHGKGEPATATALITYSEALCEAGQLSEAERVADAVVKISESRLAFRSAGSAYALLAAGRVYNRQKRLDLAKFTLEDAESIFVESQRDLLGKIECQLELAKCYHAIGDKPRTEATLSAAVETAREMDKVNKTLYGDAFLAKALWHQLELGDLTPSRREAVRTELRKLLERLRDANALNAAERGWLESL
- a CDS encoding PEP-CTERM sorting domain-containing protein; this translates as MLKRVSILAVVAMLATATVANAFPPLAEWGFQVVTPADVANSATNGPHAADSGIFAATSGASGAHASAATDWTTPTGNGSSDSYSANEWAPGDYWQFCTSTVGYSGITVQWDQVSSNTGPRDFELRYNVNGGTYSTFGSPYVVRANSSPSWSSGSGTGLDTFSVDLSSVTALDNQSEICIRHVNTTTVSATGGTVGNTGTNRVDNVVISGVPEPTTLALMGLGAIGLIRRRR